From Demequina lutea, a single genomic window includes:
- a CDS encoding Fur family transcriptional regulator — protein MTTWTQAPLDAGIADVIRGAGLKFTTPRGAVLRSLRDHPHASADEVLRSVTAELPKASLQSVYNALSDFVAAGIVRRFEPSGKPGLYELRVADNHHHLVCTHCGAVVDVDCAVGHAPCLTPSDDHGFVVHTAEVTYWGMCAACASAAAPATPTTPTQATTPTQTTTG, from the coding sequence ATGACCACATGGACGCAGGCGCCGCTCGACGCGGGCATCGCCGACGTCATTCGTGGCGCGGGCCTCAAGTTCACCACGCCGCGGGGTGCGGTGCTCAGGTCTCTCCGCGATCACCCGCACGCGAGCGCCGACGAAGTGTTGCGAAGCGTCACTGCGGAGCTCCCCAAGGCAAGCCTCCAGTCGGTCTACAACGCCCTGAGCGACTTTGTCGCCGCCGGGATTGTGCGCCGCTTCGAGCCTTCCGGGAAACCCGGACTCTATGAGTTGCGGGTGGCCGACAACCACCACCACCTCGTCTGCACGCACTGCGGCGCGGTGGTCGATGTCGACTGCGCGGTGGGGCACGCGCCGTGTCTGACGCCGTCGGATGATCACGGATTCGTGGTCCACACGGCGGAAGTCACGTACTGGGGGATGTGCGCCGCGTGCGCATCGGCCGCCGCTCCCGCCACTCCCACCACTCCTACCCAGGCCACCACTCCTACCCAGACCACCACGGGCTGA
- a CDS encoding acyl-CoA thioesterase, with protein MNLYLRLIFFRFLSSRRSRLSMWDTAVTPFRVTLSDLDLLGHVNNSKYPAIMDLARIDLMMRSGWWDKFRRKGWFPVVAGQTITYRKSLKLGQRFDVESRILGMDERWFYVQQVFRREDTVYAHALVRVRFLKKSSGSVEHDEMGEFVGGFPDSLDVPEWIRQWTAATKDAV; from the coding sequence ATGAATCTGTACCTGCGCCTGATCTTCTTCCGTTTCCTGTCGAGTCGCCGCAGCCGGCTCTCCATGTGGGACACGGCCGTCACGCCCTTTCGTGTGACGCTGAGCGACCTGGACCTGCTGGGCCACGTCAACAACTCCAAGTACCCCGCGATCATGGACCTGGCGCGCATCGACCTGATGATGCGGTCCGGGTGGTGGGACAAGTTCAGGCGCAAGGGTTGGTTCCCTGTGGTGGCTGGGCAGACGATCACGTATCGCAAGTCGCTCAAGCTGGGCCAACGCTTCGACGTGGAGAGCCGCATACTCGGCATGGACGAGCGCTGGTTCTACGTCCAGCAGGTGTTCCGCCGCGAGGACACCGTCTACGCCCACGCGCTGGTACGGGTGCGGTTCCTCAAGAAGAGCAGCGGCAGCGTGGAGCACGACGAGATGGGCGAGTTCGTGGGCGGATTCCCCGACTCGCTAGACGTCCCTGAGTGGATCCGTCAATGGACTGCGGCCACCAAGGACGCCGTCTAG
- a CDS encoding PadR family transcriptional regulator, whose translation MDSSADAVLTQLRKGVLEYCVLACLRQRPAYGLELASQLTDARLLTSEGTLYPLLSRLRKQGLVESTWQESTSGPPRRYYQLTDHGTTALAAFAETWRPFSDDVSAILEDTP comes from the coding sequence ATGGACAGCTCCGCAGACGCCGTTCTCACCCAGTTGCGCAAGGGCGTGCTGGAGTACTGCGTGCTCGCCTGCCTGAGGCAGCGACCGGCATACGGACTGGAATTGGCCTCGCAGCTGACCGACGCGCGCCTACTCACCAGCGAGGGCACGCTCTACCCGCTGCTGTCGCGACTGCGCAAGCAGGGCCTCGTTGAGAGCACCTGGCAGGAATCGACATCGGGGCCACCGCGCCGCTACTACCAACTCACCGACCACGGCACCACCGCCCTGGCCGCGTTTGCCGAGACCTGGAGACCGTTCAGCGACGATGTTTCCGCCATCCTGGAGGACACCCCATGA
- a CDS encoding HAAS signaling domain-containing protein — MNQTPSAGLSHPLVAAYLSDLEQALSSVDQQERIDTIASVREHLTDALGVDGLGAEAEPTTERVKAVLHELGSVEQIAASATPSSAAPASIPPASTPPSSASPTGQKQEGGWAAPALLAASIVSLVIPLFGAVLAIGCLVAAIVLLRSGAPRRGFLKATMAVSIATLVVNVLLVAGSLALFNVRSDVTSVPGEPVPASASYAPAPSQG; from the coding sequence ATGAACCAGACGCCGAGCGCCGGTCTCTCTCACCCCTTGGTCGCGGCGTACCTCAGCGACCTTGAACAGGCGTTGTCGTCCGTCGACCAGCAGGAACGCATCGACACGATCGCCTCCGTGCGCGAGCACCTGACGGATGCGCTCGGGGTTGATGGGCTCGGCGCCGAAGCCGAGCCGACAACCGAACGGGTAAAGGCCGTGCTTCACGAACTGGGTTCCGTGGAGCAGATCGCCGCTTCCGCCACTCCCTCATCCGCCGCCCCCGCTTCCATTCCACCCGCGTCAACACCGCCCTCATCAGCATCGCCCACCGGACAGAAGCAAGAGGGAGGATGGGCGGCACCCGCACTCTTGGCCGCATCGATCGTGTCGCTCGTGATCCCGCTGTTCGGGGCGGTGCTGGCGATCGGCTGCCTGGTTGCCGCCATCGTGCTTCTTCGAAGCGGAGCGCCACGCCGCGGCTTCCTGAAAGCGACCATGGCGGTTTCAATCGCCACCTTGGTTGTCAACGTCTTACTGGTGGCAGGTTCCCTCGCTCTATTCAACGTCAGAAGCGACGTCACCAGCGTCCCCGGCGAGCCGGTCCCGGCTTCCGCAAGCTACGCACCCGCCCCCAGCCAGGGCTGA
- a CDS encoding COG4705 family protein yields MKNSPQSLPTRVPTLNAALRVPAVTAVFWIVKVLTTGVGETTSDFLVKTYNPVLMVLLAGVLFAGCFFIQIRARRYVPWRYWLFVTAVAVFGTMVADVTHIVLAVPYAVSTPTFAVVLVAVFWLWRRTEGDLSVHSIFTQRRELFYWAAVLATFALGTALGDLTAVTFHLGYFGSGVMFAVLFAAPGIGYRIGLPATLSFWAAYVVTRPLGASFADWVAVEHSRGGLAWGTRLVSVIGLLVIAACVAGLQVAWSRARSGERADAVVGALPA; encoded by the coding sequence GTGAAGAACAGTCCCCAGTCATTGCCCACCCGCGTCCCCACCCTCAACGCGGCCCTGCGAGTCCCCGCAGTCACCGCCGTCTTCTGGATCGTTAAGGTACTCACCACCGGCGTGGGCGAGACCACGTCCGACTTCCTCGTGAAGACCTACAACCCCGTGCTGATGGTGCTGCTCGCCGGCGTCCTCTTTGCAGGATGCTTCTTCATCCAGATTCGCGCGCGCCGCTATGTGCCGTGGAGGTACTGGCTGTTCGTGACCGCCGTCGCAGTCTTCGGCACCATGGTCGCCGACGTCACGCACATCGTGCTGGCCGTGCCCTATGCGGTGTCCACGCCCACATTCGCGGTCGTTCTCGTTGCCGTGTTCTGGCTCTGGCGTCGCACCGAGGGCGACCTGTCGGTTCACTCGATCTTCACCCAGCGACGCGAACTGTTCTACTGGGCCGCCGTGCTCGCGACCTTCGCGCTCGGCACCGCCCTGGGCGATCTCACCGCCGTCACGTTCCACCTTGGCTACTTCGGCTCGGGAGTCATGTTCGCCGTGCTGTTCGCCGCACCCGGCATCGGCTATCGCATCGGACTGCCCGCGACCCTGAGCTTCTGGGCCGCCTACGTGGTCACCCGTCCGCTCGGGGCTTCGTTCGCCGACTGGGTCGCCGTCGAACACTCCCGCGGCGGGCTCGCGTGGGGCACCCGGCTGGTCAGCGTCATCGGGCTGCTCGTCATCGCGGCTTGCGTCGCCGGGCTGCAGGTGGCCTGGTCTCGCGCGAGGAGCGGCGAGCGGGCCGATGCCGTGGTCGGCGCCCTGCCTGCCTAG
- the heR gene encoding heliorhodopsin HeR, translating to MDAALAKLRPFNLVAALLHLASMAAILLLANDASLPVRATYLNGAPGSDAFGAPVTLININIGYAVAAFLALSAFFHLLVISPAAFPRYTAGLRQHHNTFRWVEYSLSSSIMIFLILQLNGVSDYAALAGLFAVNASMILFGWLQERYTTPGDGDLLPFIFGSMVGIVPWLIIVINLIGPGSTSNATPPGFVYGIIMSLFVFFNGFAIVQWKQYRAKGKWADYLRGERAYIVLSLVAKTLLAWQVFAGALAS from the coding sequence ATGGATGCCGCCCTGGCCAAGCTCCGACCATTCAACCTGGTAGCAGCCCTGCTTCACCTCGCGTCGATGGCGGCAATCCTGCTTCTCGCGAACGACGCCTCGCTCCCCGTGCGCGCCACGTACCTCAACGGCGCTCCCGGTTCCGACGCGTTCGGCGCGCCCGTCACGCTGATCAACATCAACATCGGCTACGCGGTGGCCGCCTTCCTGGCGCTGTCCGCGTTTTTCCATTTGCTGGTGATCTCGCCTGCGGCGTTCCCCCGTTACACGGCGGGACTGCGCCAGCACCACAACACGTTCAGGTGGGTCGAGTACTCGCTCTCGTCGTCCATCATGATCTTCCTGATACTGCAGCTCAACGGCGTATCGGACTACGCCGCGCTCGCCGGACTGTTCGCGGTCAACGCCAGCATGATCCTGTTTGGATGGCTCCAGGAGCGCTACACCACCCCGGGCGACGGGGACCTGCTGCCCTTCATCTTCGGCAGCATGGTCGGCATCGTCCCGTGGCTCATCATCGTGATCAACCTCATCGGGCCTGGCAGCACCAGCAATGCCACACCGCCAGGCTTCGTCTACGGCATCATCATGTCGCTGTTCGTGTTCTTCAACGGCTTCGCCATCGTGCAATGGAAGCAGTACCGGGCCAAGGGCAAGTGGGCCGACTACCTGCGCGGGGAGCGCGCCTACATCGTGCTGAGCCTCGTCGCGAAGACGCTGCTCGCATGGCAGGTGTTCGCGGGGGCGCTCGCCTCATAG
- a CDS encoding DUF4328 domain-containing protein has product MTAQPTHVPGTPTLGVPAQRGLGIAILVVTGLITAQAIVLGVAVATGNPYVHTAGTNFPFDSSAGVGLLGVLAWLLVAQWMATAARAAAADGYYVKHRPWVAWWGWVIPIWNLWAPYRYMKDATQGFPLRYVGLWWAAWLFGTLTLAYSGESTTIDGVVTQTQTLASAPFNALALTVSWLLFARIVWTVSQGAQGASVSGAPTTTPLPWLP; this is encoded by the coding sequence ATGACGGCTCAGCCCACACATGTTCCGGGCACACCCACGCTGGGTGTTCCCGCGCAACGGGGCCTCGGCATCGCGATCCTGGTGGTGACTGGCCTGATCACGGCGCAGGCAATCGTCCTCGGCGTCGCGGTGGCCACGGGGAATCCATACGTCCACACAGCGGGGACGAACTTCCCCTTTGACTCGTCGGCAGGGGTCGGCCTGCTTGGGGTTCTCGCCTGGCTACTCGTGGCGCAGTGGATGGCCACCGCCGCTCGCGCCGCCGCGGCAGACGGCTACTACGTGAAGCATCGGCCGTGGGTGGCATGGTGGGGCTGGGTGATCCCCATCTGGAACCTCTGGGCGCCCTATAGGTACATGAAGGACGCGACCCAGGGCTTCCCCCTACGCTACGTCGGGCTCTGGTGGGCCGCCTGGCTCTTTGGCACCCTCACTCTCGCATATTCCGGCGAGTCCACCACCATCGATGGGGTGGTGACCCAGACTCAGACGTTAGCGTCGGCGCCGTTCAACGCGCTAGCCCTGACGGTGTCGTGGCTCCTCTTTGCGCGCATCGTCTGGACCGTAAGCCAGGGAGCCCAGGGCGCGTCCGTGAGTGGGGCGCCCACCACGACACCCCTTCCCTGGCTGCCCTAG
- a CDS encoding DsbA family oxidoreductase: protein MITVDVWSDVACRWCYLGKHRLEAAIEASGEDVAVVWHSFQLDPTIPHGQHTPHGEALAKKFNTTPERITEMNQRLIDLGAAEGLEYRFDKYMQANTRDAHRVLHLAQDHGLGNEMKDRLMRGQFTEGAIVDDADTLVAMAVEVGLDADEVRAVLASDKYDDAVQADIDEAAALGATGVPFFVFDRKFAVSGAQPVRTFADALRRSAEARSAEAAATS from the coding sequence ATGATCACCGTTGATGTCTGGTCCGATGTGGCGTGTCGCTGGTGTTACCTGGGCAAGCACCGCCTGGAAGCCGCAATTGAGGCATCGGGCGAGGATGTCGCCGTGGTGTGGCACAGCTTCCAGCTTGACCCCACGATTCCCCACGGCCAGCACACGCCGCACGGCGAGGCGCTCGCGAAGAAGTTCAACACCACCCCCGAGCGCATCACCGAGATGAACCAGCGGCTCATCGACCTGGGTGCCGCCGAGGGCCTCGAGTACCGCTTCGACAAGTACATGCAGGCGAATACGCGTGACGCCCATCGGGTGTTGCATCTGGCGCAGGACCACGGGCTTGGTAACGAGATGAAGGACCGCCTGATGCGCGGCCAGTTCACCGAGGGTGCCATTGTGGACGATGCCGACACGCTGGTCGCCATGGCCGTCGAGGTGGGGCTCGACGCCGACGAGGTGCGCGCCGTGCTCGCTTCCGACAAGTACGACGACGCGGTGCAGGCGGACATCGACGAGGCGGCCGCGCTGGGCGCCACCGGCGTGCCATTCTTCGTGTTCGACCGGAAGTTTGCCGTGTCGGGCGCGCAGCCTGTGCGCACGTTTGCGGACGCACTGCGTCGATCAGCAGAGGCGCGCTCGGCCGAGGCCGCTGCGACGTCCTAG
- a CDS encoding 2-oxo-4-hydroxy-4-carboxy-5-ureidoimidazoline decarboxylase, translating into MVKPDRESLLTCLRVERWADALAGHPFDTMLGLERSAVAAATPLTEAEVDEALVGVPRMSESLLAVEAPVDADLNRRGKLGLAAYEERYGRVFAIRADGRSVEQIVAELERRLENSPAAELAEVADQLRGIALVRLRELYAAEFAAA; encoded by the coding sequence ATGGTGAAACCCGATCGTGAGTCCCTGCTGACCTGCCTGCGCGTCGAGCGCTGGGCCGATGCCCTTGCGGGGCATCCCTTCGACACGATGCTGGGGCTTGAGCGCTCTGCCGTTGCGGCTGCGACGCCGCTCACCGAGGCCGAGGTGGACGAGGCGCTCGTCGGCGTCCCGCGAATGTCCGAGTCGCTGCTCGCGGTTGAAGCGCCCGTTGACGCCGACCTGAACCGCCGCGGCAAGCTGGGATTAGCGGCGTACGAGGAGCGCTACGGCCGGGTCTTCGCCATTCGCGCCGATGGCCGCTCCGTCGAGCAGATCGTGGCTGAACTCGAGCGTCGGCTGGAGAACAGCCCCGCGGCGGAACTCGCCGAGGTCGCTGATCAGTTGCGTGGGATCGCGCTCGTGCGACTGCGCGAGCTGTACGCGGCAGAGTTCGCCGCGGCCTGA
- a CDS encoding COG4315 family predicted lipoprotein has protein sequence MKWKLGVGIAIASIAVLGLSACSAEKGNDESAVGGLVANTPATSAPAPTAGTTNAAVTLGTAVTSLGTIVVDGKGLTVYEYGSDVQGSGASTCTGQCARNWLAVPGAKSEPAFPGITGQVGMITGVDGTPQMTLNGWPLYYYVGDTAPGQTSGQSVGDAWWVLSPAGDPIGN, from the coding sequence GTGAAGTGGAAACTCGGTGTCGGCATAGCCATCGCCTCGATCGCGGTTTTGGGTTTGTCCGCATGCTCGGCTGAGAAGGGTAATGACGAATCCGCCGTTGGCGGACTCGTCGCGAACACTCCGGCCACGAGCGCCCCTGCCCCGACGGCGGGTACGACCAATGCCGCAGTCACACTCGGCACGGCCGTCACGTCGCTCGGCACGATCGTCGTCGACGGCAAAGGCCTGACCGTCTACGAGTACGGCAGCGATGTCCAGGGCAGCGGGGCGTCCACCTGCACAGGTCAGTGCGCCAGGAACTGGCTGGCCGTACCAGGCGCCAAGTCCGAGCCAGCATTCCCAGGCATTACTGGCCAAGTGGGCATGATCACGGGCGTGGACGGTACGCCGCAGATGACTCTCAACGGCTGGCCGCTTTACTACTACGTCGGCGACACGGCGCCAGGACAAACCAGCGGCCAGAGCGTCGGCGACGCGTGGTGGGTGCTCTCGCCCGCAGGTGACCCGATCGGCAACTGA
- a CDS encoding SseB family protein, producing MPRLFRRKAAHTAPETDSTPDVSADEVSADDVPVDAGDLPATEAEVAPADIDVTSDSSIVPENLDDLSKAQVVEAIIASGRQDQESVVALIETLLAAELQVPMGVDADGKPAIGAVMTEVEGVVYVAVFTSMDAAAHVRDIAPEFATMTGKEVIGTLRADLGLVVETGAGKFGLIPPMLASIRETIESREVSLSLERLANRVRSGVASIDDLVAALMEAKVVIPTPDEPKGGGGFTPVIGMVDGIPRLVVATSYEAAARSSDVAQFAMSVKGKHIFAIVKDGVGIQLNTVAGSVDFPPELCAAVIKKYSLDTKSPAATE from the coding sequence ATGCCTCGACTCTTCCGCCGCAAGGCCGCTCACACTGCCCCCGAGACGGACTCGACTCCGGACGTCTCAGCCGACGAGGTCTCAGCCGACGACGTCCCAGTCGACGCTGGCGACCTCCCCGCGACCGAGGCGGAAGTTGCTCCGGCGGACATCGACGTGACCAGCGACTCGAGCATCGTGCCCGAGAACCTCGATGATCTGAGCAAGGCCCAAGTGGTCGAGGCGATCATCGCCTCCGGACGTCAGGACCAAGAGTCCGTCGTCGCGCTCATCGAGACACTGCTCGCGGCCGAGCTCCAGGTGCCGATGGGTGTCGACGCCGATGGCAAACCCGCGATCGGCGCGGTCATGACCGAGGTCGAAGGCGTGGTCTACGTCGCCGTCTTCACCTCCATGGACGCCGCCGCTCACGTGCGCGACATCGCACCCGAATTTGCGACGATGACCGGCAAGGAGGTCATCGGGACGCTGCGTGCCGACCTGGGCCTCGTGGTGGAAACTGGGGCCGGAAAGTTTGGTCTCATCCCGCCAATGCTGGCGTCGATCAGGGAGACGATCGAGTCTCGCGAGGTGTCATTGTCCCTGGAAAGATTGGCGAATCGGGTGAGGTCGGGTGTGGCAAGCATCGACGATCTGGTGGCCGCGCTCATGGAAGCAAAGGTGGTGATTCCCACCCCCGACGAGCCCAAGGGCGGCGGCGGATTCACCCCGGTGATCGGGATGGTTGATGGCATCCCGCGCCTGGTCGTTGCCACGTCGTACGAGGCCGCGGCTCGTTCGAGCGATGTGGCTCAGTTCGCGATGTCCGTCAAGGGCAAGCACATCTTCGCCATCGTCAAGGACGGAGTCGGCATTCAGCTCAACACGGTCGCTGGCTCGGTGGACTTCCCGCCGGAGTTGTGTGCCGCGGTAATCAAGAAGTACTCGCTGGACACGAAGTCTCCCGCAGCGACGGAGTAG
- a CDS encoding amidase family protein: MADIPAVRPPGNGAPSQEMDTRVWRVVGEPLVKGLGLGPLRGRTVAVKDIFAIAGQRIGAGSRAYLAEAPVELETAPSVQALLDAGADVAGIAQTDQFAYSIAGLNPDYGTAPNPAVRGGIPGGSSSGPASAVALGQADIGVGSDTAGSIRIPASYQGLWGLRTTHGAVTLAGVLPLAPRYDTVGWLTRDGFMMLATATVGLERRIETKPSARVLICEEVNGAATPDATAAVRDVVAGLASAGVIEAPVRVGLPPVRELFEAFRVTQSAEAWRADGAWVDAHPGALAPDIEARFEWARAVTDEREEKGLVTVRRLAAEIDAALGDDVLVLPTAASAAPSVGADAETLNALREATLGMTAIAGLTGRPALSVPLAMTDAGPIGVCLVGPRGSDLALIERAIEWQQR; this comes from the coding sequence ATGGCTGACATCCCAGCGGTGCGCCCACCTGGCAACGGCGCGCCCTCGCAGGAAATGGACACCAGGGTGTGGCGAGTCGTGGGAGAGCCGCTCGTCAAGGGTTTGGGACTCGGTCCGCTGCGTGGGCGCACCGTGGCCGTCAAGGACATCTTCGCGATCGCGGGTCAGCGCATCGGCGCCGGATCCCGCGCGTACCTCGCCGAGGCGCCTGTAGAGCTCGAGACTGCGCCTTCCGTCCAGGCGCTGCTCGATGCGGGGGCGGACGTCGCGGGAATCGCGCAGACGGACCAGTTCGCATACTCGATTGCGGGGCTCAACCCCGACTACGGCACCGCGCCGAATCCTGCGGTGAGAGGTGGGATCCCCGGAGGTTCGTCGAGCGGCCCCGCAAGCGCCGTGGCTCTTGGCCAGGCCGACATCGGCGTCGGAAGCGACACGGCGGGCTCGATTCGAATCCCAGCTTCCTACCAGGGACTATGGGGGCTGCGGACCACGCACGGCGCCGTGACGCTCGCGGGGGTGCTGCCGCTCGCGCCGCGTTACGACACCGTCGGTTGGCTCACGAGAGACGGTTTTATGATGCTCGCAACGGCGACGGTTGGGCTCGAGCGGCGCATCGAGACCAAGCCTTCCGCGCGTGTGCTGATCTGCGAGGAGGTGAACGGTGCGGCCACTCCCGACGCCACCGCGGCCGTGAGGGACGTCGTCGCAGGGCTAGCGAGCGCCGGGGTAATAGAGGCCCCCGTGCGTGTCGGCCTTCCGCCCGTGCGCGAGCTTTTTGAGGCATTCAGAGTCACGCAGTCCGCGGAAGCGTGGCGGGCTGACGGCGCCTGGGTCGATGCCCACCCGGGCGCGCTCGCCCCCGACATTGAGGCCCGGTTCGAGTGGGCGCGGGCCGTGACTGACGAGCGGGAGGAGAAGGGTCTCGTCACCGTGCGGAGGCTCGCGGCGGAAATTGATGCGGCGCTCGGCGACGACGTGTTGGTGCTGCCTACCGCCGCGTCGGCCGCTCCGAGCGTCGGCGCGGATGCCGAGACCCTCAATGCCCTACGCGAGGCGACCCTGGGCATGACGGCGATCGCGGGGCTCACCGGGAGGCCCGCTCTATCAGTTCCCCTCGCGATGACCGATGCAGGCCCCATAGGGGTTTGCCTGGTTGGGCCGCGGGGCTCCGACCTGGCGCTGATTGAGCGCGCCATCGAATGGCAGCAACGGTAG
- a CDS encoding amidohydrolase — translation MTTSALVIERARLWGADSPHVDALVDVRLSGGRVTSVSPAGSVRARPDSGTERIDLDGRWLMPGLVDHHVHFTLWSKHRNRLSVAGLASAAEVVRAVSDALAGMDHDGGTMSRPLVARGFQDALWPDVPTALALDDAAVLAGQRGRTIVLISHDLHCVWINSAAAARYGAKPGLLREQAAFDLEIALEAEEAADVKAVEALVGDAVAAAASRGVTGVMDLEMADNPETWAARVAGGVTQLRVEAGVYPQHLDATLARGDRTGRRVQGTRGLVTVGPLKIFADGALNTRTAWCFEPYPQTHDFGHSAHPRGDLARVVADARDHGFEVALHAIGDRAVSEALDAFEQTGARGSIEHAQLVRDEDLSRFAALGIAAGIHPEHALDDREVTDALWVGRTARAFPYAALAAAGVPLRLGSDAPVSALDPWLGISAAVHRTRDNQSPWEPGNALTIGQALRATWAFPAVRDGVPADLVALDFDPGALTASALRVMPVALTMTAGAVTYNAM, via the coding sequence ATGACCACATCTGCGCTGGTGATTGAGCGAGCCCGACTTTGGGGCGCCGACTCGCCGCACGTCGACGCCCTGGTGGACGTGCGTCTGTCCGGTGGTCGAGTCACGTCGGTGTCGCCGGCGGGCTCAGTGCGCGCTCGCCCCGATTCGGGGACGGAGCGCATCGACCTCGACGGGCGCTGGCTCATGCCGGGGCTCGTTGATCACCACGTCCACTTCACGTTGTGGTCCAAGCACAGGAATCGGCTGAGTGTCGCCGGACTGGCCTCCGCCGCCGAGGTGGTGCGTGCCGTCAGCGACGCGCTCGCTGGGATGGACCACGACGGCGGAACGATGTCGAGGCCGCTGGTCGCGAGGGGCTTCCAGGACGCCTTGTGGCCGGATGTGCCCACGGCGCTTGCCCTCGACGACGCGGCGGTGCTGGCGGGCCAGCGCGGCCGAACCATCGTGCTGATAAGCCACGACCTTCACTGCGTGTGGATCAATTCTGCGGCGGCGGCGCGTTACGGCGCGAAGCCGGGTCTCCTCAGGGAGCAGGCCGCTTTCGATCTGGAAATTGCGCTCGAGGCCGAAGAGGCGGCGGATGTGAAGGCCGTGGAGGCCCTGGTCGGCGACGCGGTCGCGGCGGCGGCGTCGAGGGGCGTTACGGGGGTCATGGACCTGGAGATGGCGGATAATCCGGAGACGTGGGCCGCACGCGTCGCGGGCGGCGTCACTCAGCTCCGTGTCGAGGCCGGCGTCTATCCGCAACACTTGGACGCGACCCTCGCACGCGGGGATCGCACAGGGAGGCGTGTTCAGGGCACTCGGGGGCTGGTCACGGTCGGTCCGCTCAAGATTTTCGCTGACGGCGCGCTCAATACGCGCACGGCCTGGTGCTTTGAGCCATATCCCCAGACTCATGACTTCGGGCATTCTGCTCACCCACGCGGGGACCTCGCAAGGGTTGTCGCCGATGCCCGAGATCACGGCTTTGAGGTGGCGCTCCACGCGATCGGCGACAGGGCCGTTTCGGAGGCGCTCGATGCCTTCGAACAGACCGGCGCGCGAGGATCGATCGAGCACGCTCAGTTGGTGCGCGATGAGGACTTGTCGCGATTTGCCGCGCTAGGGATTGCGGCAGGCATTCACCCGGAGCATGCCCTCGACGACCGGGAGGTGACCGACGCACTGTGGGTGGGTCGCACCGCAAGGGCTTTCCCGTACGCCGCTCTCGCCGCCGCAGGGGTGCCGCTGCGTCTCGGATCGGATGCCCCCGTGTCGGCCCTCGACCCGTGGTTGGGAATCTCGGCGGCCGTGCACCGCACGCGCGACAATCAGTCGCCGTGGGAGCCGGGTAACGCCTTGACGATCGGCCAGGCTCTGCGCGCCACGTGGGCGTTCCCGGCGGTGCGGGATGGCGTGCCTGCAGACCTGGTCGCCTTGGATTTCGATCCGGGCGCGTTGACGGCCTCTGCCTTGCGCGTGATGCCTGTCGCCCTGACGATGACGGCGGGCGCGGTCACGTACAACGCCATGTAG
- a CDS encoding phosphatase PAP2 family protein produces the protein MGTELGLVVVLYSIYSIMRSASPDRYSLAMGHAFDIERAERGLGINIESGLNALFVRHQWLADFGSYWYQTTHMLVAAGVLIWMWRRRKPQYRMMRTALAIVMLGGLATYWLYPLAPPRFALAGALDTMTVHPVLFWGDNATGLANLYAAMPSVHVAWAFWCALTVVLLNRSKWKYLAWLYPLTMTFVVLGTANHYVFDALAGVVYTTVAVAVSRRMYGASRASVARVPLAA, from the coding sequence GTGGGCACGGAGCTCGGGCTTGTGGTGGTGCTTTACAGCATCTACTCGATCATGCGGTCGGCCTCTCCAGACAGGTATTCGCTCGCGATGGGGCACGCCTTCGATATTGAGCGGGCCGAGCGGGGCCTTGGCATCAACATCGAGTCGGGCCTCAACGCGCTCTTTGTGAGGCATCAATGGCTCGCAGACTTTGGCAGCTATTGGTATCAGACCACGCACATGCTGGTCGCGGCGGGCGTGCTGATCTGGATGTGGAGGCGCAGGAAGCCCCAATACAGGATGATGAGAACCGCGTTGGCCATCGTCATGCTCGGTGGTCTTGCCACCTATTGGCTCTACCCGCTCGCTCCGCCGCGCTTCGCGCTCGCGGGCGCGCTCGACACCATGACCGTGCATCCCGTGCTGTTTTGGGGTGACAACGCGACCGGTCTTGCCAACCTTTATGCGGCGATGCCGAGCGTCCACGTGGCCTGGGCATTCTGGTGTGCGCTCACGGTGGTGCTTTTGAACCGTTCTAAGTGGAAATATCTTGCGTGGCTGTACCCATTGACCATGACGTTCGTCGTCCTCGGGACAGCCAACCACTATGTGTTTGACGCGCTTGCTGGCGTGGTCTACACGACGGTGGCCGTGGCCGTCTCGCGCCGAATGTATGGAGCGTCGCGCGCGAGCGTGGCACGGGTGCCGCTGGCGGCGTAG